The DNA region CCATCACCCTTGCCGGCAAGACGTCGCCAACTGGTAGGCTACCGAGATATCCCCTGATCACCACATACTCGCCGTTTTGGGGTTTTTATTGATTTAACGTTTTAATACTCTGCATGTTTTATAATATGCAAAAAGTTATTCGCGGAAAAAGCTACATCTTCGAGGGAGTCCTGCCAGAGGAGATTATAAACGCGTTGCAGAAGTGGGGCAACGTAGTTAAGAGGGGCGAGGTCGCAATTTTCACCGTAGACAGCGGCGAAATAAAAGCGCGTAAAATTTCCGACACGCCCTCCTCCTCTGTTAGGCGAATCTACATCACCCCAAGTTGCGGTTGCTCCATGGAGATTGATGAGACGCGGAATTTCGAAACTGGAGAGGTCTCCTACGCGGTGTACAAGACTAGGCTCTGTCCCCAGCACCAGATTTAAATTCAGGTCGGCCTTAAGTTGTGGCAAGGGCCTATATAGAGACTTATGGTTGTTGGCTGGCTAAGGCCGATGCGGAGATCATCAGACAGAGACTGGGGCTTGTGGCTGTGGAAAGGCCCGAGGATGCCGACGTGGTGATGATCTATACATGCGCGGTGAGGGAAGACGGCGAGGTTCGCCAGCTTGCAAGAATAAGGGAGCTTGCGGGTCTACGCAAGGAGGTTGTGGTGGCGGGTTGTCTCGCCAAGCTGAGGCCGTATACGATTAAATCCGCAGCGCCTAACGCGCGTCTGTTATACCCCTCTGAGGTGGAGGGTGGGCAGAAGAGGGAGATGAAGGTACTGCCCAGGTACGAGGGCGGCGTCATTTACACGGTGCCTCTACAGGTCGGTTGCCTCGGCAACTGCACCTTCTGCGCTACTAAGTACACGCGGGGTGGCGCCGGCTACGTCAAGAGTGCCAATCCCGACGACGTGGTGCGCCACGTGAAGGAGGCCGTGGCGAGGGGGGCGAAGGAGATCTACCTGACAGGTCAAGACGTCATTACCTACGGTTTCGACATGAGGTGGAGGCCCGGCTGGAGCCTGCCGGATCTCCTGGAGCGGATATTGAGGGAGGTGGAGGGGGAGTACAGGGTTAGGATAGGCATGTCGGAGCCTTGGGTATTTGCGAGGTTTGCAGATCGTCTCCTCGACATTGTTAAGGGCGACCGCCGGGTGTACCGATACTTCCACCTCCCGGTGCAGTCCGGAAGCGATAGGGTGCTTAGAGCGATGGGGCGGAGATACACCGTTGATGAGTATAGGGAGCTTGTGAGGAAGATTAGGAAGACGTTGGGAGAGTTCGCCTTTGTCGCCACCGATATCATAGTCGGCTTCCCCGGCGAGGCTGAGGACGACTTCTGGGAGTCGGTGAAGCTGGTGGAGGAGCTCCAGCTGGACAAGGTGCACGTGGCTAGGTTTAGCCCGAGGCCCTTCACAGAGGCCGCTGTCATGCCTAGACAAGTCCCCGACGCGGAGAAGAAGAGGAGGAGCAAAATCCTGAGTGAGGTCTCTCTTAGAGTGGCCCGTCTGAGAAACGGCCTGCGTGTGGGGAGCCGTGACGTCGTCTTAATCGACGAGGTTGACCACGGGTTGGTTGTCGGCCGCGCAAGCGACTACAGACAGGTGGTGGTGAAAAGGGGCCACGGCGACGGCCTCATTGGCCAGTACAGAGAAGTCCAGATAGTCGCCGCTGGCGCAGTCTACCTCTACGGCGACATTGTAGAGTAGGACATATAGGTTGGCCTATCGATTGTTACATGGGGTCGCCCTGTCTGAGGTTCGGCAAGCCTTGGAAAAATCTTAGCGATTACAAGAAGGGCCGTCTCCTGGAAGCCAGGTACGGGGCCGAGTTGGCGTTGAAGTTCTTGGAGGCTGGGCTTTATAGAAACGCGGCTGGCAAGGCGTTTCAAGCTTGGAAGGCGTTGTTAGCAGCCATGGCGGCCGACTACAAGGAGGAACTGGCAAAAAAGTTTAGGGGGGTGCGGAGGACGAGGGACGGCAAGAAGGTGAGCTTATCCGATTTCATAATTGCCTTTATGCCCACCGGCTACATGCTCGCCGTGGCGAAAGTGCTTGAGCAACTCACCGGGAAGCCGTTGTCGGACTTAACGAACATCGCTTTAAACCTGCACGAATTTCAATACAACGGCCTCGACGAGGCTGGGGTCTTCAGCAGATATCCCAGCTTAGAGTACGTAATTGACGATATTAGGAAGCTCGTAGATCAAGT from Pyrobaculum arsenaticum DSM 13514 includes:
- a CDS encoding PaREP1 family protein; this encodes MGSPCLRFGKPWKNLSDYKKGRLLEARYGAELALKFLEAGLYRNAAGKAFQAWKALLAAMAADYKEELAKKFRGVRRTRDGKKVSLSDFIIAFMPTGYMLAVAKVLEQLTGKPLSDLTNIALNLHEFQYNGLDEAGVFSRYPSLEYVIDDIRKLVDQVLQLLQQN
- a CDS encoding tRNA (N(6)-L-threonylcarbamoyladenosine(37)-C(2))-methylthiotransferase gives rise to the protein MARAYIETYGCWLAKADAEIIRQRLGLVAVERPEDADVVMIYTCAVREDGEVRQLARIRELAGLRKEVVVAGCLAKLRPYTIKSAAPNARLLYPSEVEGGQKREMKVLPRYEGGVIYTVPLQVGCLGNCTFCATKYTRGGAGYVKSANPDDVVRHVKEAVARGAKEIYLTGQDVITYGFDMRWRPGWSLPDLLERILREVEGEYRVRIGMSEPWVFARFADRLLDIVKGDRRVYRYFHLPVQSGSDRVLRAMGRRYTVDEYRELVRKIRKTLGEFAFVATDIIVGFPGEAEDDFWESVKLVEELQLDKVHVARFSPRPFTEAAVMPRQVPDAEKKRRSKILSEVSLRVARLRNGLRVGSRDVVLIDEVDHGLVVGRASDYRQVVVKRGHGDGLIGQYREVQIVAAGAVYLYGDIVE